A window of candidate division WOR-3 bacterium genomic DNA:
TCACCCTTTCGTAATCCGGATAAGGACCTTCTATCATCCGTGAAATCACCGTTGTATCCTCAAGTTTAAATCCGACCATCTTCGGGTCGGAAAAGACCAAAACCTTTTCCTCCCCTTTGGGTAGAATAGCCACCGCCTTGGGTGTCAAAAGCAGTTTTGTCTTTGCACCCACCTTCAACTTCCGCGTCACATACACCAGCCGGTAACCATCGGTCGCCACCATCCGCACCTCACTCTTTCCCACCTCCCAGTTGACCGCGGTCATCACCGGTCTTGACTCATCCTTACTGGCAGCGAAACTGACGGTCTCAAACATCTCAAACAGGGTGGCAAGCGGAAACTCAAAACTGACCTCATCGGGCATCTTGGGTAGCTCCGGAAACTCCTCTGGTGCCAGCTGAACCAAAGCTGCCTTCAACCTGCCACTCTCAAACTTAAGCATCTTCTCATCACTCCGCAGGCTCACCTCCCCTCCTTGGCTTGTCTGGACCAGTTCCCAAAGCCGCCTGCCTTCAACCAGTGTCCTACCATCCTCACTCTCCCCCTCAATTTTCAACTCCTTACGCACCACCGTGTCGCCATCAGTGCCGGTCACCGCCAGCCGCCCGTTAAAAATCTCCAGAAGAATATTCTGAAAAACCGGATAGGTTGTCCTGCTGGGCAGAACGCCAACAACCGTTCCCAGCGCCTCAGCAAAAATCTCCCGGTCTAATACACAACGCATGCCGCCTCCTTTTTCAATTTTTATTCATCCTTTAAAGTTCTACCTTAGAAACTCCCCCTGTCAAGTTTGCCCTTAACCTGCCAACTAACAAACACCTAAAGCAAACCCCTTGATGGAAGAGCCCACAAGCCACCTTTATCACACTGCACGTATTTAACTCATTAATTTTTATATACTTGCCGAACACGGTTATAAAAGAACAATCAAGGGTGGGGGTGACCCCGGGAATCACCGCTGAAGTCGCCATCATTTCTGATACGGAGCTTATTCCTTGCTTGACAATCATTTTTCTCTCTTTACTATCCTAAAATGCCTTCCCGCTTTGGCTCGCTGCTGCGCCAGCGCAACTTTCTCTTTCTCTCCTTTGCCGGGGCGATGTCACAGCTTGGCGACCGGCTCTCCCATATGCTCCTTATCACCATCATCGGCTTATCCGCGCCCGGAAAACTGCTCGCCTATTCTGGCGGTTCGTTGACATTTGTCTTGCCCACCCTCCTTCTCTCGCCCATCGCCGGGGTCCTCGTTGACCGCTGGGACAAACGTCAAACCATCGCCCGCACCCATCTCCTCCAGACCGCCATCCTTGCCCTCACGCCCATTGCCATCGCCTTCACCCACAGTTTCGTCCCATTCTGGATTGCCGTGACCGGCTTCTTTGCCCTTGATATATTCAACAACACCGCCAGCCCCGCCTTGCTTCCCAGCCTTGTTGGCCGTGATGATATCATTACTGCCAACTCTCTCAACCTCTTTTTTGCCCGCATCGCCACGGTCATAGGAATGGTGATCGGTGGCTTTCTGATAAAATGGGTCGGCTGGCAGAAGGGCATCTGGATTGACGCCGCCTGTCATCTCAGTGCCGCCCTTTTGGTGTTAAACATCACCGCCATCGCAATTCCCCAAGCGCCGTCCAGAACGCCCTCAATGACAACCGCGCGTAAAAACATCCTGGGGCTTA
This region includes:
- a CDS encoding MFS transporter yields the protein MPSRFGSLLRQRNFLFLSFAGAMSQLGDRLSHMLLITIIGLSAPGKLLAYSGGSLTFVLPTLLLSPIAGVLVDRWDKRQTIARTHLLQTAILALTPIAIAFTHSFVPFWIAVTGFFALDIFNNTASPALLPSLVGRDDIITANSLNLFFARIATVIGMVIGGFLIKWVGWQKGIWIDAACHLSAALLVLNITAIAIPQAPSRTPSMTTARKNILGLTAHAFAQFFRELVEVVRLVFVNHLVAFVLASIVIATFISAVSYTILIFLIQQVLGMGTAGVGVFAGILAVGMIAGALLIGILPQNINRPGIVAGVILVYGLLFFIGNWLITLWFMIVVALIAGVAFSWLGVLQNTILQEETAENIRGRVFSTREFITNATFLFTTLFIGALGDWTSYRTALMAIGISLILIGLGGTLWVHRLRQQG
- the dnaN gene encoding DNA polymerase III subunit beta; its protein translation is MRCVLDREIFAEALGTVVGVLPSRTTYPVFQNILLEIFNGRLAVTGTDGDTVVRKELKIEGESEDGRTLVEGRRLWELVQTSQGGEVSLRSDEKMLKFESGRLKAALVQLAPEEFPELPKMPDEVSFEFPLATLFEMFETVSFAASKDESRPVMTAVNWEVGKSEVRMVATDGYRLVYVTRKLKVGAKTKLLLTPKAVAILPKGEEKVLVFSDPKMVGFKLEDTTVISRMIEGPYPDYERVIPKGYGNRAVVGVGEFTQVLRRATILANPIAKQISLEFKPNGLTVRAENVDVGKSEEELDCQYQGEVLRVGFNGGYLLEILRHINSEEMVIELSSPMAPVLFKPTDTKADAEDLFVLMPLRLD